The Methylomusa anaerophila genome has a segment encoding these proteins:
- a CDS encoding O-antigen polymerase — MTYYWLITVLGFTVAIILSLFIHRLTRDLFVFTNIFSLLWGASILINIWSLNGMIRVEPETLTILFGAWWLLLIGALCILQPYDKPMFADKIDRKKTVYLFLFLIGAHLLAFSIEIASMGINLQDPVGSLAAARVNQDIDLNAIPWFMQPFRNGYTFYIPLGVIMLRKGWISGKLLAAVCVMGAITSLVFFTRGPLFKVIMTILVSLNAVFPKEQNRIILICGLLGLLGFLVFGYMQSVIDDVPAGQAGNGSQTQAFASYIGGPMLAYETILEGNYLASEYGLYSFDIPNYILKKMGFIHDYTSLIREYMEFPIVTNVYTFLDCFTLDFGIAGAMAGALGIGMLAAAAYNLMKAKGSFFAIAGYSMVSYCLLMAIANNEFIRFSFFLFIFSSWIFDRYIAADSDV, encoded by the coding sequence GTGACGTACTACTGGCTTATTACCGTCCTTGGCTTTACGGTAGCAATTATTCTGTCACTGTTTATTCACCGGCTTACCCGGGACTTGTTTGTTTTTACAAATATATTTTCCCTGTTATGGGGGGCATCCATCCTTATTAATATCTGGTCATTAAACGGAATGATAAGGGTCGAGCCGGAAACGCTCACTATTTTGTTCGGCGCCTGGTGGTTGTTGTTAATCGGAGCGTTGTGCATACTGCAACCGTATGATAAACCGATGTTTGCGGATAAAATCGATAGAAAAAAGACGGTTTACCTCTTCCTTTTTTTAATAGGCGCCCATTTGCTGGCTTTTAGCATTGAAATCGCCAGCATGGGTATTAACCTGCAAGATCCGGTTGGCTCGCTGGCGGCCGCCAGAGTCAATCAAGATATTGATCTTAATGCCATACCCTGGTTTATGCAGCCATTTCGCAACGGTTACACCTTTTATATACCCCTTGGGGTCATCATGTTGCGCAAAGGGTGGATTTCAGGGAAGCTGCTGGCCGCGGTGTGTGTTATGGGCGCCATAACCAGTCTGGTTTTTTTTACCCGGGGACCGCTGTTTAAAGTGATAATGACGATTCTGGTATCGCTAAACGCGGTATTTCCCAAGGAACAGAACCGCATTATCCTGATATGCGGCCTGCTGGGATTGCTGGGGTTTTTGGTCTTTGGCTATATGCAGTCGGTTATTGACGATGTTCCTGCCGGACAGGCGGGAAATGGCTCCCAAACGCAGGCTTTTGCTTCGTATATAGGCGGGCCGATGCTGGCTTATGAGACTATCCTGGAGGGTAATTATCTGGCCAGTGAGTACGGCCTATACTCCTTTGATATACCAAATTATATATTGAAAAAGATGGGCTTTATTCACGACTACACAAGTTTGATCCGCGAGTACATGGAGTTTCCCATTGTTACCAATGTATATACCTTTCTGGACTGTTTTACCCTGGATTTCGGCATTGCCGGCGCCATGGCGGGTGCTTTGGGGATTGGAATGCTGGCGGCCGCCGCTTACAATCTGATGAAGGCCAAGGGAAGTTTCTTCGCCATCGCCGGTTACTCCATGGTGTCATATTGTCTGCTTATGGCTATTGCCAACAATGAGTTTATCAGGTTCTCCTTTTTCCTGTTTATTTTCAGCAGCTGGATTTTTGACAGGTATATTGCCGCGGATAGTGATGTTTAG
- a CDS encoding glycosyltransferase family 2 protein has translation MFRMYRGEIFMFSEPLVSIALPVFNAEKTIGAAVQSILNQTYRRWELLIMDDGSTDASLAIVAAWDDPRIKVVAAGCNRGIAYRLNQALDICEGEYFARMDADDICFPQRLAAQVDYMREHPEVDLVGANIIFFQGDGAVQGILPAKQSHEEICRRPWAGFYLAHPTMLGKRDWFRKHRYRSEYNGAEDQNLLFRAYQSSCFACIPEVLLGYRQERRTLKKMLRGRYAFLKAVGCEAMAAKRYDVVVKNAVILLLKVVADILNIQFGVKSLRNPMLPADPLLLQRWHDVWLCSHSSRS, from the coding sequence ATGTTTAGAATGTATCGGGGTGAGATTTTTATGTTTTCCGAACCGTTGGTCAGTATCGCTCTACCCGTTTTCAACGCTGAAAAAACCATTGGCGCCGCCGTCCAATCCATTCTGAACCAAACATACCGGCGGTGGGAATTGCTGATTATGGATGACGGCTCTACCGATGCCAGTCTGGCTATAGTCGCTGCCTGGGATGACCCGCGAATCAAAGTTGTAGCGGCAGGATGCAACCGGGGAATTGCCTATCGGCTAAATCAGGCCTTGGATATATGTGAAGGAGAATATTTTGCCAGAATGGATGCCGATGACATTTGTTTTCCTCAGCGCCTGGCCGCGCAGGTGGATTATATGCGGGAACATCCTGAGGTTGATTTGGTAGGCGCTAACATTATATTTTTTCAGGGGGACGGAGCTGTTCAAGGTATTTTGCCGGCGAAGCAAAGCCATGAAGAGATCTGCCGTAGGCCCTGGGCCGGTTTTTATCTGGCTCATCCCACCATGCTTGGCAAAAGGGACTGGTTTAGAAAACACCGTTACCGTTCCGAGTATAACGGGGCGGAAGACCAAAACTTGCTTTTCCGGGCATACCAATCCAGTTGCTTTGCCTGTATTCCCGAAGTCTTGCTAGGCTATCGTCAGGAACGACGGACGTTAAAAAAAATGCTGCGCGGGCGGTATGCTTTTCTGAAAGCCGTAGGTTGTGAAGCAATGGCGGCTAAGCGGTATGACGTGGTTGTGAAAAATGCGGTCATCTTATTGCTAAAAGTGGTGGCGGATATATTGAATATCCAATTTGGCGTCAAGAGTCTCCGCAATCCCATGTTGCCGGCAGATCCGTTGTTGCTGCAACGCTGGCATGATGTCTGGCTTTGTTCTCATTCGTCAAGAAGCTGA
- a CDS encoding glycosyltransferase family 4 protein, with translation MIYVMKANHKPLILLAVTAPISMMFFKGQITHLQKAGFQVAVLCSPGWAPTEEVEYFPVAMERQIAVFKDFVSLIRIIKLLRTVKPDIVNAGTPKAGLLVGMAAFINHVPVRIYTCHGLRLETLTGLKRAILLATEYIAAFCAHKVVCVSDSLKRNFIKFRLAPSQKVAVIGAGSCNGINMERFVNSNAKTGRREKLQAELGIPPAATIIGFTGRFTKDKGIYELIAAYEQLKDNHAQLYLLLVGDYDADDPVAAELQHRIQQDPAIVVTGFVADAAPYYSLMEVLLLPTYREGLPTVVLEAAAAGKPVVAFAATGCVDAVVDGVTGLLVPVGDWQALANAAAKVLADRQQALLMGQQGQARIAAEFRQELVWENTAIFYQRTWQDKTGQRPTAERTVS, from the coding sequence ATGATCTACGTGATGAAGGCCAACCATAAACCACTCATACTGCTGGCGGTAACGGCGCCGATAAGCATGATGTTCTTTAAAGGACAGATTACCCATTTGCAAAAAGCGGGATTTCAGGTTGCCGTGCTTTGCTCGCCGGGCTGGGCGCCAACGGAAGAGGTGGAATATTTCCCGGTTGCCATGGAACGGCAAATTGCCGTCTTTAAGGATTTTGTCAGTTTAATCCGCATAATCAAATTATTGCGCACCGTTAAGCCTGATATCGTCAACGCCGGAACTCCCAAAGCCGGTCTTTTGGTAGGTATGGCCGCTTTTATAAATCATGTGCCTGTGCGCATCTATACTTGTCATGGGCTGCGGTTGGAGACGCTGACCGGTTTAAAACGCGCGATACTTTTGGCAACAGAATATATAGCCGCTTTTTGCGCCCATAAGGTGGTTTGCGTTAGTGACAGCCTGAAGCGCAATTTTATTAAATTCCGTTTGGCGCCAAGCCAAAAAGTTGCGGTAATCGGCGCCGGCAGTTGCAACGGCATTAACATGGAGCGGTTTGTAAATTCAAATGCCAAAACCGGCCGGCGCGAAAAATTGCAAGCGGAGCTGGGTATTCCGCCGGCGGCAACGATAATCGGTTTTACCGGGCGCTTTACCAAAGACAAAGGAATATACGAACTGATTGCTGCCTATGAACAATTAAAAGACAACCATGCTCAATTGTACTTGCTGCTCGTCGGTGATTATGACGCCGATGACCCGGTTGCCGCGGAATTGCAGCACAGGATCCAACAAGATCCCGCTATTGTTGTTACCGGGTTTGTCGCTGATGCCGCGCCCTATTATTCGTTAATGGAAGTACTTTTGCTGCCAACCTACCGGGAAGGGCTGCCGACGGTTGTTTTGGAAGCGGCAGCAGCCGGGAAGCCGGTAGTGGCTTTTGCAGCAACAGGCTGCGTGGATGCGGTTGTCGACGGGGTGACCGGGTTATTGGTTCCGGTGGGTGATTGGCAGGCTTTGGCCAATGCTGCCGCCAAGGTGCTGGCGGACCGGCAACAGGCTTTGCTTATGGGGCAACAGGGCCAGGCAAGAATCGCCGCGGAATTTCGCCAAGAACTGGTTTGGGAAAATACGGCCATATTTTACCAACGTACCTGGCAGGATAAGACGGGACAGAGGCCCACAGCTGAAAGGACCGTATCATGA
- a CDS encoding sugar transferase, with product MNSGLRVKRIFDLGFSVALIILLLPLMGAVAALIKINLGSPVVFRQQRPGLKGKPFYIYKFRTMTDAVDGKGNLLPDEQRLTTTGRLLRRLSLDELPQLLNVIKGDLSLVGPRPLLMEYLPRYNREQARRHDVKPGITGWAQVQGRNALTWEEKFRLDVWYVDNWSLGLDIKILLMTILKVAKREGINQSGHVTMPEFKGEQGGDLSCRN from the coding sequence ATGAACAGCGGGCTAAGGGTCAAACGAATTTTTGATTTAGGCTTCTCGGTGGCCTTAATTATATTGTTGCTGCCGCTCATGGGCGCGGTGGCCGCACTAATTAAAATAAACCTTGGCTCACCCGTAGTTTTCCGGCAGCAGCGGCCGGGGCTTAAGGGGAAACCATTTTATATCTACAAATTTCGTACCATGACAGACGCCGTGGATGGAAAGGGGAATCTGTTGCCGGATGAACAGCGCCTGACAACCACGGGACGCTTATTGCGCCGGCTTAGTCTTGACGAACTCCCACAACTGCTTAACGTTATTAAAGGCGATCTGAGCCTGGTGGGTCCCCGGCCCTTGTTAATGGAGTATCTGCCACGCTATAACAGGGAGCAGGCCAGACGGCATGATGTGAAGCCGGGCATAACCGGCTGGGCCCAGGTACAGGGGAGAAACGCGCTTACTTGGGAAGAAAAGTTTCGCCTGGATGTATGGTATGTGGATAATTGGTCCCTTGGGCTGGATATAAAAATATTACTTATGACAATATTGAAAGTAGCCAAAAGGGAGGGCATTAATCAGTCCGGACATGTCACAATGCCTGAGTTCAAGGGAGAACAGGGAGGTGATCTTTCTTGCCGGAACTGA
- a CDS encoding acetyltransferase: MPELKNNVILVGAGGHAKVIIDILRSRQQYTIVTCVDRPEKAGGMVGGVPVVSDASSVDRLFATVGPMLDSGITKAFVAIGDNRRRMVIVDKMREWGFTLVNAISPFAYVSETVKLSDGIAIMPGAVVNADATIMADAIINTNASVDHDCIIMNCSHVAPGCSIAGNVTIGQGTFVGIGAKVIPNLCIGDWSVIGAGATVVSNLPAHVVAFGVPAKVQKFLAKI; this comes from the coding sequence TTGCCGGAACTGAAAAATAACGTAATCCTGGTGGGGGCGGGAGGGCATGCCAAAGTGATTATTGACATACTGCGCAGCCGGCAGCAGTATACAATTGTTACTTGCGTTGACCGCCCGGAGAAAGCCGGTGGAATGGTAGGCGGTGTCCCGGTCGTGAGCGATGCTTCCAGTGTGGACCGGCTGTTTGCTACCGTAGGACCGATGCTCGACAGCGGCATTACCAAAGCGTTTGTGGCCATTGGCGATAACCGGCGGCGAATGGTTATCGTTGACAAAATGCGTGAATGGGGCTTTACCCTGGTCAATGCCATTAGCCCTTTTGCCTATGTGTCCGAGACTGTAAAATTAAGCGACGGAATCGCAATCATGCCTGGTGCTGTCGTCAATGCCGATGCGACAATCATGGCGGATGCAATCATCAATACCAATGCTTCGGTGGATCATGATTGCATTATTATGAACTGCAGTCATGTTGCCCCCGGTTGCAGTATCGCCGGCAATGTGACCATCGGGCAAGGGACATTCGTCGGTATCGGCGCCAAAGTAATTCCGAATCTTTGCATTGGTGACTGGAGCGTTATTGGCGCCGGTGCAACAGTAGTATCGAATTTGCCTGCCCATGTGGTTGCGTTTGGTGTGCCGGCTAAAGTACAAAAATTTTTGGCGAAAATTTAA
- a CDS encoding YdcF family protein: MDNKKIKIKQLRGIFMHKFGVIFLLLGVLLTAVIFAGRILTIDEQPRPADVIIILSGDHGARTEKGVELWRQGYAPYVMVSGGNIYHTTNIAELMAAHASELGVPKQSIVIEARAMSTFQNAIYSKALMEQHGFRSAIVVSSNYHMQRARLIFRKVFAGSGVQLAYCSVGDPEFAPNYWWTNNRSIMVVISEYVKLTGYALGRSL, encoded by the coding sequence ATGGATAATAAAAAAATAAAAATCAAGCAATTGCGAGGAATTTTCATGCACAAGTTCGGCGTTATATTTCTGTTGCTTGGCGTATTGCTGACCGCTGTTATCTTTGCGGGACGAATACTGACTATCGATGAACAGCCCCGGCCAGCCGACGTCATCATTATTTTGTCAGGGGACCATGGGGCTCGTACCGAAAAAGGGGTCGAGCTTTGGCGTCAAGGATATGCACCCTATGTGATGGTTTCGGGGGGAAATATATATCATACCACGAATATTGCCGAACTCATGGCGGCCCATGCAAGCGAGCTTGGAGTACCCAAGCAGTCAATTGTCATCGAGGCCCGGGCTATGTCTACCTTCCAAAATGCCATTTATTCCAAAGCCTTAATGGAGCAACATGGCTTCCGGTCCGCGATAGTGGTGTCTTCTAATTATCACATGCAAAGAGCCCGGTTGATATTCCGCAAAGTATTTGCCGGCAGCGGTGTCCAACTTGCCTATTGTTCAGTGGGCGATCCGGAGTTTGCGCCAAACTATTGGTGGACCAATAACCGAAGCATTATGGTTGTTATTAGTGAATATGTGAAATTGACAGGCTATGCGTTAGGTCGGTCGCTTTAA
- a CDS encoding DegT/DnrJ/EryC1/StrS family aminotransferase: protein MDTSNRIYLSPPHMGEMEQQLVAEAFATNWIAPVGPHVNAFEAELAEYAGSGGAVALSSGTAAIHLALSLLNVGPGDTVFCSTLTFIASANPITYQGAIPVFIDSEPQTWNMSPAALKRAFKDAAEAGKLPKAVIVVDLYGQSADKDSLLAICNSYGVPMLEDSAEALGATYKGKKAGTIGRFGVYSFNGNKIITTSGGGMLVSEDIASLEKARFWATQARDAARHYQHSEIGYNYRLSNVLAAIGRGQLRVLEDRIQAKHAVYNRYFEELSPMDGIEFMPEASYGRATRWLTVMVVDPAECGLTAAVIMDALEKENIESRPVWKPMHRQPVFANHRYYPHTDGKSISDYLFQRGICLPSGTSMTAGDQARVINSIKKVFRLQQKRKIS, encoded by the coding sequence ATGGATACCAGTAACCGTATTTATTTGTCCCCGCCGCATATGGGAGAAATGGAGCAGCAGCTAGTTGCCGAGGCCTTTGCCACCAATTGGATAGCACCTGTTGGGCCGCATGTAAATGCTTTTGAAGCCGAGCTTGCCGAATATGCCGGCAGCGGCGGCGCGGTGGCGCTTAGTTCAGGCACAGCCGCTATTCATTTGGCTTTAAGCCTGCTCAATGTTGGTCCGGGGGACACGGTATTTTGCTCAACGCTCACATTTATTGCCAGTGCCAATCCGATTACTTATCAAGGCGCCATACCGGTATTTATTGATTCCGAGCCCCAAACCTGGAATATGTCGCCGGCAGCGCTAAAACGGGCGTTTAAAGACGCGGCAGAAGCGGGTAAGCTGCCCAAGGCAGTCATTGTTGTTGATTTGTACGGGCAGAGCGCTGATAAGGATAGCCTATTGGCGATATGCAACTCCTATGGCGTACCTATGCTGGAAGATTCCGCCGAGGCGCTGGGAGCCACCTATAAAGGGAAAAAGGCGGGAACCATCGGCAGGTTTGGCGTATATTCCTTTAACGGCAATAAAATAATAACCACCTCCGGCGGCGGCATGCTGGTTTCCGAAGATATTGCATCACTGGAAAAAGCGCGCTTTTGGGCAACTCAGGCGCGTGATGCGGCCAGGCATTATCAACATAGCGAAATTGGTTATAATTATCGTTTGAGCAATGTATTGGCGGCTATTGGGCGCGGACAGCTAAGAGTCCTGGAAGATCGCATCCAGGCGAAACATGCCGTCTACAATCGCTATTTTGAGGAACTCTCCCCCATGGACGGTATTGAATTTATGCCGGAGGCGTCTTATGGACGGGCAACGCGCTGGCTGACGGTTATGGTGGTAGATCCGGCCGAATGCGGCTTAACGGCGGCTGTTATCATGGATGCTTTGGAAAAAGAGAATATCGAATCGCGTCCGGTTTGGAAGCCTATGCACCGGCAGCCTGTTTTTGCCAACCACCGTTATTACCCCCATACAGACGGGAAAAGTATTTCAGATTATCTGTTTCAGCGCGGAATTTGCCTGCCGTCCGGTACAAGCATGACTGCCGGCGATCAAGCAAGAGTAATAAATAGCATAAAAAAAGTTTTCCGCCTGCAACAAAAACGCAAAATAAGTTAG
- a CDS encoding HD-GYP domain-containing protein: MRESIRNDVWRKLFWLWLSLAIGSGAVIAFVERNGQPLKALLEVEAAILVTVVAVYPLMLFCNKALIDHLQELVSANIELLEVIGAAIAQRDSETSLHNYRVAIYAIHLAEAIGLPPLKIAELIKGVFLHDIGTILFSDELLLKPGKLTPDEFEIVKTHTIKGSELIRKTSWLTEADEVIRFHHEKYGGTGYMENLAGKYIPLNARIFSIVDVFDILTSKRPYREAYTFNKAMRILDEGSGTQFDPELLTCFHKIAKSLYDSVVDINEEEAREQLRGLLKQYF, translated from the coding sequence ATGCGCGAAAGTATACGCAATGATGTATGGCGGAAACTGTTTTGGCTATGGCTGTCTTTGGCAATAGGAAGCGGGGCGGTTATAGCTTTTGTGGAAAGAAATGGCCAGCCCCTGAAAGCATTACTGGAAGTGGAAGCTGCCATTCTTGTTACCGTTGTGGCTGTATACCCCCTTATGCTGTTTTGCAACAAAGCGTTGATTGACCATTTACAGGAATTGGTTTCGGCCAATATCGAATTACTTGAGGTAATCGGGGCGGCTATCGCCCAGCGGGATAGCGAAACAAGCCTGCATAATTACCGGGTTGCTATCTATGCCATTCATTTGGCTGAGGCCATTGGTTTGCCGCCGCTAAAGATCGCGGAATTGATTAAGGGTGTATTTTTGCATGATATTGGAACCATTCTGTTTAGCGATGAACTGTTATTAAAGCCGGGAAAACTGACTCCTGATGAATTTGAGATCGTAAAAACCCATACCATCAAGGGCAGTGAGCTAATTCGAAAAACGTCCTGGCTGACGGAAGCGGATGAAGTGATTCGATTTCATCACGAAAAATATGGCGGTACAGGTTATATGGAAAACCTGGCCGGAAAGTATATCCCCCTGAATGCCCGTATCTTTTCCATCGTGGATGTTTTTGACATATTGACTTCCAAACGGCCGTATAGAGAAGCTTACACTTTCAATAAGGCCATGCGTATACTTGATGAGGGAAGCGGCACTCAGTTTGATCCGGAATTGCTGACCTGCTTTCACAAAATCGCCAAGTCCTTATATGACAGCGTTGTTGATATAAATGAAGAAGAAGCCAGGGAACAATTGCGTGGGTTGTTAAAGCAATATTTTTAG
- a CDS encoding HigA family addiction module antitoxin codes for MSKIEYEELIAFHPGYYLREIIEDMGITQSEFAKRLDTTDKTLSKLLNGEIPLSNDIAQKLAQMLGTSVKVWLNLQNAYNEKLVEIEQRKKLDQEKHYLKFIDYNYFCCLKLVKETKKVEEKISELHKFFKVSSLSVLTKKDFLVACRTAVSDVAEKNIVNSNAWIQTAMNMAEKINCYPFNSKKLKGYLPEIRGMTLQDPQVFCPRLCEIFKECGVAFVLLPHLKNSGVNGAVKWISSEKVLLAINNRRMDADVFWFSLFHEIKHVLQQRLKETFISFDKGENFDRLDVGLEQEADTFSGDYLIPGDQYSSFIESGNFSEGSVKQFALEIGVQPGIVVGRLQHDRFLEFNRLAHLKERYKIELC; via the coding sequence ATGAGTAAAATCGAATATGAAGAGCTAATTGCTTTTCACCCGGGATATTATCTACGGGAAATCATCGAGGACATGGGAATTACTCAAAGTGAGTTTGCCAAACGATTAGATACTACGGACAAAACACTGAGTAAATTGCTTAATGGGGAAATTCCTTTGTCAAACGACATTGCCCAAAAACTAGCACAAATGCTTGGAACTTCTGTGAAAGTTTGGTTAAACTTACAAAATGCATATAATGAAAAGCTTGTAGAAATTGAACAAAGAAAAAAACTCGATCAAGAGAAGCATTATCTTAAGTTTATTGATTATAATTATTTCTGCTGCTTAAAATTAGTCAAAGAAACTAAAAAAGTGGAAGAAAAAATATCCGAGTTGCATAAATTTTTTAAAGTGTCATCATTGAGTGTATTGACCAAAAAAGATTTTTTGGTTGCTTGTAGAACTGCCGTTTCGGATGTTGCTGAAAAAAATATTGTTAATTCTAATGCTTGGATTCAAACGGCAATGAATATGGCAGAGAAAATTAATTGTTACCCTTTTAATAGTAAAAAACTAAAAGGATATCTGCCTGAAATTAGAGGAATGACATTACAAGATCCACAAGTTTTTTGTCCGCGGCTATGTGAGATTTTTAAAGAGTGTGGAGTTGCTTTTGTCTTATTGCCACATTTGAAAAATTCTGGTGTTAATGGCGCCGTAAAATGGATTAGCTCTGAAAAAGTACTGTTGGCAATTAATAATAGAAGAATGGATGCTGATGTATTTTGGTTTTCTCTATTCCATGAAATTAAACATGTATTGCAGCAAAGGCTAAAGGAAACTTTTATTAGTTTTGATAAAGGTGAGAATTTTGATAGACTTGATGTAGGGTTAGAGCAGGAGGCGGATACCTTTTCCGGCGATTATTTGATACCAGGAGATCAATATTCTAGTTTTATTGAAAGCGGGAACTTTAGTGAAGGCAGTGTTAAACAATTTGCTTTAGAAATCGGCGTTCAGCCGGGTATAGTAGTTGGAAGATTGCAGCACGATAGGTTTCTGGAATTTAATAGATTAGCTCATTTAAAAGAAAGATATAAGATAGAACTTTGTTAG
- a CDS encoding NUDIX hydrolase has translation MEHPWIEYCKRIQAIAQAGLEYSANTYDRERYEELREISVKMMANISGKYVETVKELFANESGYQTPKVDIRAVICKDDTILLVREKIDGCWSLPGGWADIGLSPKEVVVKEVREEAGLSVSPIRLLAVMDKKFHAHPPSPYHTYKIFMQCEIAGGDMTPGSETTEVGFFPVSRLPQLSAHRITAEQISILYELVNDEEKAPVFD, from the coding sequence TTGGAACACCCGTGGATCGAATACTGTAAGCGGATTCAAGCCATTGCCCAGGCGGGACTGGAGTATTCCGCCAATACGTACGACAGGGAACGCTATGAAGAATTACGGGAAATCAGCGTGAAAATGATGGCGAATATTTCCGGGAAATATGTAGAAACCGTGAAGGAACTTTTCGCCAATGAATCCGGGTATCAGACACCGAAAGTTGATATTCGCGCCGTCATCTGTAAAGACGACACAATATTGCTGGTAAGGGAGAAAATCGACGGCTGCTGGTCGCTGCCCGGTGGTTGGGCCGATATTGGTTTAAGTCCGAAAGAAGTTGTGGTAAAAGAAGTGAGGGAAGAGGCCGGACTCAGTGTCAGTCCCATCCGCTTGCTGGCGGTAATGGACAAGAAGTTCCACGCCCATCCGCCGTCTCCCTATCATACCTATAAAATATTCATGCAGTGTGAGATTGCCGGCGGCGACATGACGCCGGGATCGGAGACAACTGAAGTCGGCTTCTTTCCGGTAAGCCGGCTGCCCCAGCTCTCTGCCCATAGAATTACCGCCGAGCAGATTTCGATACTGTATGAATTGGTAAATGATGAAGAAAAGGCTCCTGTTTTTGACTAA
- a CDS encoding ATP-binding protein, translated as MTAITELNQLIIYRNLLANPVVKKLLLFLSGESSEDVRPAVVYDFIRQAEQLGLAGDVVKSYLLYLISVDENIFSAMAEKTNGQMGDSLFATARQDIAILKRFFDNALNHLPGLDMLRQYQPTSPQNHKALGELAAYFFASNAFSPDEAVRRLIAHYVQHGCGKAANVAFFRWDSDAGLQGVQNPDPIRLADIVGYEYQKSLLIGNTQAFLDGRPANNVLLVGDRGTGKSSSVKALVNEYYMNGLRLIEVPKYELRHLNKIMDLLPGRGKKYILFLDDLSFEENEAEFKYLKSVIEGGVGTKPENVLIYATSNRRHIIRENWSDSGEKSDDKHRGDTIQEKISLADRFGITLIYTAPSQDEYLQIVAGIAQRNNIGLSPAELRSEAIKWEMRHSGRSGRVARQFVQHLLGCRQ; from the coding sequence ATGACGGCAATAACGGAACTCAACCAGTTAATTATTTATCGCAACCTCCTGGCTAATCCGGTTGTAAAGAAACTCCTGCTATTCTTGTCAGGTGAAAGCAGTGAAGATGTGCGGCCGGCAGTGGTGTATGATTTTATCCGGCAGGCGGAACAACTGGGCTTAGCCGGCGATGTGGTAAAATCTTATCTTCTCTATCTAATCTCTGTGGATGAGAATATATTCAGCGCTATGGCCGAAAAAACCAACGGACAAATGGGCGACAGTCTTTTTGCCACTGCCCGGCAGGATATCGCCATTTTGAAGCGATTCTTCGACAATGCCCTGAATCATCTGCCGGGCCTGGATATGCTGCGGCAATATCAGCCTACTTCACCCCAGAATCACAAGGCGCTGGGGGAATTGGCAGCCTATTTTTTTGCTTCAAACGCTTTTTCGCCGGATGAAGCGGTAAGGCGGCTAATTGCCCACTATGTCCAGCACGGCTGCGGTAAAGCGGCCAATGTGGCTTTCTTCCGCTGGGACAGCGATGCTGGGTTACAGGGCGTTCAAAATCCTGATCCCATCAGGCTGGCGGATATTGTCGGCTATGAATACCAAAAATCCCTTCTCATTGGCAATACCCAAGCTTTTCTGGACGGCAGGCCGGCCAACAATGTTCTCCTGGTGGGGGACAGGGGTACCGGCAAGTCTTCTTCCGTAAAGGCTTTGGTAAATGAGTATTACATGAATGGCCTTAGACTGATTGAAGTACCGAAATATGAATTGAGGCATCTTAACAAAATCATGGATTTGCTTCCGGGTCGCGGCAAAAAATATATTTTGTTTCTGGACGATCTTTCGTTTGAGGAAAATGAAGCGGAGTTTAAGTACTTGAAGTCTGTCATTGAGGGGGGAGTCGGGACTAAGCCGGAAAACGTGCTGATCTACGCCACTTCCAACAGACGGCATATCATCCGGGAAAACTGGAGCGACAGCGGGGAAAAGTCGGATGACAAACATCGCGGCGACACCATCCAGGAAAAAATATCGCTGGCCGACCGTTTTGGCATCACCCTCATATATACGGCGCCCAGCCAGGATGAATATCTGCAAATTGTCGCCGGCATTGCGCAAAGGAACAATATCGGCTTATCACCGGCGGAACTCAGGAGTGAGGCTATCAAGTGGGAAATGCGTCATTCCGGCCGGTCCGGCAGGGTTGCCCGCCAATTTGTCCAGCATCTGCTGGGATGCCGGCAGTAG
- a CDS encoding PAS domain-containing protein, giving the protein MTNIDWVKEFQGSAVVCDKNGIIIYMNDTACKTFAKYGGSELVGASLFDCHTERSRQILRTMMDERKVNSYTIEKDGVKKLIYQAPWYQDGEYMGFVELGLEIPAGLPHYVRG; this is encoded by the coding sequence GTGACAAACATCGACTGGGTAAAAGAATTTCAAGGTTCGGCAGTAGTTTGCGACAAAAACGGTATTATAATATATATGAATGATACGGCATGTAAGACATTTGCAAAATACGGCGGTTCAGAACTTGTGGGCGCCAGCCTCTTTGATTGCCACACCGAACGGTCCCGGCAGATCCTCCGGACGATGATGGATGAACGGAAGGTAAACAGCTACACTATTGAAAAAGACGGGGTGAAAAAGCTCATTTACCAGGCTCCCTGGTATCAGGACGGCGAGTATATGGGTTTTGTGGAACTTGGTCTGGAAATTCCTGCCGGGCTACCGCATTATGTGCGGGGATAG